In Kordiimonas pumila, a single genomic region encodes these proteins:
- a CDS encoding TetR/AcrR family transcriptional regulator — protein sequence MARPQSADYDTRKQKILETAANVFAVEGYHKASISGIAAKCGISKALIYHYYPSKEDMLYHAMLDHVRELEASATSLMQEDLPPAETLRKIIRDYLIIYERTVDCHHLLVNELGSLPPERKKEVVEIQNRVVHAFAELADRIAPSDLNIHKAKSVVSMLMLGMINWTYLWFKPSGSLSSEKLADMIADILLNGLNGLTDTDTKI from the coding sequence ATGGCCCGTCCCCAGTCAGCAGACTATGACACCCGCAAACAGAAGATTCTGGAGACAGCCGCCAATGTCTTTGCTGTTGAAGGCTATCACAAGGCCTCCATCTCAGGTATTGCCGCCAAGTGTGGTATTTCAAAAGCACTGATCTACCATTATTACCCCTCTAAAGAGGATATGCTCTATCACGCCATGCTCGACCATGTGCGCGAACTGGAAGCAAGCGCCACCAGCCTTATGCAGGAAGACCTGCCGCCCGCGGAAACGCTGCGTAAAATCATTCGAGACTATCTGATCATTTATGAGCGCACGGTTGACTGCCATCACCTGCTCGTAAACGAACTTGGCTCCCTGCCCCCTGAGCGGAAAAAGGAAGTGGTCGAGATCCAGAACCGTGTCGTGCATGCCTTTGCAGAACTCGCTGATAGAATAGCCCCGTCTGATCTCAACATCCACAAAGCAAAATCCGTGGTGTCCATGCTCATGCTCGGTATGATCAACTGGACCTACCTCTGGTTTAAACCAAGCGGTAGCCTAAGCTCTGAAAAACTCGCTGATATGATCGCTGATATCCTCCTAAACGGGCTCAACGGCCTAACCGACACCGATACGAAAATTTAA
- a CDS encoding amino acid aminotransferase: protein MFSSMASLPIDPILGLMAKFREDPNSDKVDLSVGVYKTANGHTPIFEAVKAAEKYRLETEDTKAYIGMMGTPGYNDAMLRLLIGADYPSDRIAAALTPGGCGALRVASEFLMRANPDATVWVSDPTWANHMPLIGGVGLKIKTYPYYDKASHGVNFSGMIETLKGLGPNDVVLLHASCHNPSGADLSPAQWDEIAAVAAERGFIPFIDSAYQGLGEGLDADAYGIRKIAASVEEMILASSCSKNFGLYRDRVGQVAVMTKADRKEVTVGQISSIARGMYSMPPAHGGAVVEHILTTPSLTASWQKELAGICSSIQTSRTLLKAGLEKAGVEGDFAYLIQNQGMFSFLDLTVEQINKLQADYSVYLVNSGRINLAGVTANNIDYLAASIKSVTG, encoded by the coding sequence ATGTTTAGCAGTATGGCTAGTTTGCCAATTGACCCAATATTGGGTTTGATGGCGAAGTTTCGTGAAGACCCGAACAGTGATAAGGTTGATCTTAGTGTCGGTGTTTATAAAACAGCTAATGGGCATACGCCTATTTTTGAAGCTGTGAAAGCGGCAGAGAAATACAGGCTGGAGACAGAAGACACCAAAGCTTATATCGGCATGATGGGTACGCCAGGCTACAATGATGCGATGCTTCGTCTACTCATCGGCGCTGACTACCCAAGTGACCGCATTGCTGCTGCGTTAACGCCAGGCGGCTGCGGCGCGCTAAGGGTTGCGTCAGAGTTTTTGATGCGGGCAAACCCCGATGCAACCGTATGGGTAAGCGACCCAACATGGGCAAACCACATGCCTCTTATTGGCGGCGTTGGTTTGAAAATTAAAACATACCCTTATTATGATAAAGCATCCCACGGTGTGAACTTTAGTGGCATGATTGAAACTCTAAAGGGGTTGGGGCCAAACGATGTGGTGCTATTGCATGCATCCTGCCACAACCCATCAGGCGCTGATCTGTCTCCGGCTCAGTGGGACGAGATTGCCGCTGTTGCTGCGGAGCGCGGTTTCATTCCTTTCATTGATAGTGCGTATCAGGGGCTGGGTGAAGGGCTTGATGCTGATGCGTACGGCATTAGAAAAATCGCTGCCTCTGTTGAGGAAATGATCCTTGCGTCTTCCTGCTCTAAAAACTTCGGTCTGTACCGTGACCGCGTTGGTCAAGTGGCTGTGATGACCAAAGCAGACCGCAAAGAAGTTACTGTTGGTCAGATCAGCTCGATTGCTCGTGGTATGTATTCAATGCCGCCCGCGCATGGCGGCGCTGTTGTTGAGCATATTCTGACAACACCGTCGCTTACTGCCTCATGGCAGAAGGAACTGGCGGGTATCTGTTCATCTATCCAGACATCCAGAACCCTCTTGAAAGCTGGCTTGGAAAAGGCTGGTGTTGAAGGTGATTTTGCTTACCTGATACAAAATCAGGGCATGTTTTCTTTCCTTGATTTAACAGTAGAGCAAATTAACAAATTGCAAGCTGATTATTCTGTGTATCTGGTAAACTCTGGGCGTATTAACCTTGCAGGCGTTACGGCTAATAATATTGACTATCTCGCCGCATCAATAAAAAGCGTTACCGGCTAA